A portion of the Pseudarthrobacter defluvii genome contains these proteins:
- a CDS encoding lycopene cyclase domain-containing protein, whose product MTAVAYLAFLLVSLGCMVLLDQRLRLFFWQDARRAAVVLAAGLVFFLAWDLSGIGLGIFFRGHNETIGIELAPELPLEEPIFLVFLCYLVMNLFQLFRRLLAARLPHTEKVEERS is encoded by the coding sequence GTGACGGCGGTTGCGTACCTGGCGTTCCTTTTGGTGTCGCTGGGCTGCATGGTGCTGCTGGACCAGCGGCTGCGGCTTTTCTTCTGGCAGGACGCGCGGCGCGCGGCCGTGGTGCTGGCGGCGGGGCTGGTGTTCTTCCTGGCGTGGGACCTGTCCGGGATCGGGCTGGGCATCTTCTTTCGGGGGCACAACGAGACGATCGGGATCGAGCTGGCCCCGGAGCTGCCGCTGGAGGAGCCCATCTTTTTGGTGTTCCTCTGCTACCTGGTGATGAACCTGTTCCAGCTGTTCCGGCGGCTCCTCGCGGCCCGCCTGCCGCACACCGAGAAAGTGGAGGAACGGTCATGA
- a CDS encoding lycopene cyclase domain-containing protein, with amino-acid sequence MSYWALNAVFLLAALAAGTAAAVRLKHRSRKVALAAAGGAAVVVLVLTAVFDNLMIAFGLFTYAPEMISGVKVGLAPLEDFAYPVAAVLLLPGLWILLERRSATSKAGRRP; translated from the coding sequence ATGAGCTACTGGGCTCTCAACGCGGTGTTCCTGCTCGCGGCCCTGGCCGCCGGCACCGCCGCCGCCGTCAGGCTCAAGCACCGCTCACGCAAGGTGGCGCTGGCGGCGGCCGGTGGGGCGGCCGTCGTCGTACTGGTCCTGACGGCGGTGTTCGACAACCTGATGATCGCCTTCGGGCTGTTCACCTACGCGCCGGAGATGATTTCCGGGGTGAAGGTGGGGCTGGCCCCGCTGGAGGATTTCGCGTATCCGGTGGCCGCGGTGCTGCTGCTGCCGGGGCTGTGGATCCTGCTGGAGCGCAGATCGGCCACGTCCAAGGCGGGGAGGCGGCCATGA
- a CDS encoding prenyltransferase has product MKTLRMLLLSSRPLSWVNTAYPFAAAYLLTAREIDVAWVVGTLYFLVPYNLAMYGINDVFDYESDLRNPRKGGVEGAVLDRTMHAITLRAAIGTNVPFLAMLVLLGNPLSWLVLAVSIFAVVAYSAPGLRFKERPFLDSATSSTHFVSPAVYGLVLAQAQFTPALWALLGAFFLWGVASHAFGAVQDVVADRAGGIGSVATVIGARATVRFAIAAYLLAGVLLLLTPWPGPLAALLALPYAVSILPFASVTDANSEQAHRGWERFLWLNYVTGFFVTMLLIWYAAVR; this is encoded by the coding sequence ATGAAGACCCTGCGCATGCTCCTGCTGTCCTCCCGGCCGCTGTCCTGGGTGAACACGGCCTACCCGTTTGCAGCGGCGTACCTGCTCACGGCGCGGGAGATCGATGTGGCCTGGGTGGTGGGGACCCTGTATTTCCTGGTCCCGTACAACCTGGCGATGTACGGCATCAATGACGTGTTCGACTACGAATCGGACCTCCGGAACCCGCGCAAGGGCGGGGTGGAGGGCGCGGTGCTGGACCGGACCATGCACGCCATTACGCTGCGGGCGGCGATCGGCACCAATGTGCCGTTCCTGGCGATGCTGGTGCTGCTGGGCAATCCGCTGTCCTGGCTGGTGCTGGCGGTCAGCATCTTCGCGGTGGTGGCATACAGCGCGCCCGGGCTGCGGTTCAAGGAGCGGCCGTTCCTGGACTCGGCCACGTCCAGCACGCACTTCGTGAGCCCGGCGGTGTACGGGCTGGTGCTGGCGCAGGCGCAGTTCACTCCTGCCCTGTGGGCGCTGCTGGGGGCGTTCTTCCTGTGGGGCGTGGCCAGCCATGCGTTCGGCGCAGTGCAGGACGTGGTGGCGGACCGGGCCGGCGGCATCGGCTCCGTAGCCACCGTGATCGGGGCCCGGGCCACGGTGCGCTTCGCGATTGCCGCCTACCTGCTGGCCGGCGTGCTGCTGCTGCTCACGCCGTGGCCGGGACCGCTGGCGGCCCTGCTGGCACTTCCCTACGCGGTGAGCATCCTCCCCTTCGCATCCGTAACAGACGCAAATTCGGAGCAGGCCCACCGCGGCTGGGAGCGGTTCCTGTGGCTGAACTACGTCACCGGATTCTTCGTGACCATGCTGCTGATCTGGTACGCGGCGGTGCGGTAA
- a CDS encoding UxaA family hydrolase — protein MNTPIELIANPRLSADMGLLVLHPEDNVGTALGTVPAGASVAVADGEVLCTDEIPNGHKVALRTIEADEPVRKYGQIIGFAGRQIRQGEHVHVHNVAYREFDRAGQAGTALRTTEFVPEDQRATFQGYRRSNGSVGTRNYIGILTSVNCSATAAKLIASRIENSGVLDQYPNVDGVVALTHSSGCGTGGDGNYGFEVLRRTLHGYANHPNFASILVLGLGCEVNQIAGLTTGWSLSPDKSISSMTIQAQGGTKATVAEGVRRIEELLPEINKSQRTTVPASELVLAMECGGSDAFSGVTANPALGAAADLLIRHGGTAVFGETTEIYGAEHLLTSRAESQRTADKLMERIRWWEQHVSQDGSSINNNPSPGNKAGGLTTILEKSLGAVAKGGTTNLVDVVEYAEPITAHGLVFMDTPGYDPVNATGMVAGGAQVLAFTTGRGSAFGCKPTPSIKLATNTPLYERMRDDMDVNCGAVADGQLTIEEMGQQIFDLILAVASGQETKSEELGYGDNEFVPWQLSTVL, from the coding sequence ATGAACACACCGATTGAACTGATCGCCAACCCGCGGCTTTCCGCGGACATGGGACTGCTGGTCCTGCATCCGGAGGACAACGTTGGCACTGCCCTGGGGACGGTTCCCGCCGGCGCCTCCGTCGCGGTTGCGGATGGTGAGGTGCTGTGCACGGATGAGATTCCCAATGGACACAAGGTGGCATTGCGGACCATCGAGGCTGATGAACCGGTCCGGAAATACGGGCAAATCATTGGCTTCGCGGGGCGCCAGATCCGGCAGGGCGAGCATGTCCACGTCCACAACGTGGCATACCGGGAGTTCGACCGGGCCGGCCAGGCGGGCACCGCGCTGCGGACCACCGAGTTTGTGCCCGAGGATCAGCGGGCAACTTTCCAGGGGTACCGGCGGAGCAACGGCTCCGTCGGTACCCGGAACTACATCGGCATCCTGACGTCCGTCAACTGTTCCGCGACGGCGGCGAAACTCATCGCCTCCCGGATCGAGAACAGCGGGGTCCTGGACCAGTACCCAAACGTGGACGGCGTGGTGGCCCTGACCCATTCGTCGGGGTGCGGCACCGGAGGCGACGGCAATTACGGCTTTGAGGTGCTGCGCCGGACCCTCCACGGGTACGCGAACCACCCCAACTTCGCCAGCATCCTGGTGCTGGGGCTGGGCTGCGAAGTCAACCAGATTGCCGGCCTCACCACCGGGTGGTCGCTGAGCCCTGACAAGTCGATTTCCAGCATGACCATCCAGGCGCAGGGCGGCACCAAGGCCACGGTGGCCGAAGGCGTGCGGCGCATCGAGGAACTGCTTCCCGAGATCAACAAGTCGCAGAGGACAACCGTGCCCGCCTCGGAACTCGTCCTCGCCATGGAGTGCGGCGGCTCGGACGCCTTCTCCGGCGTTACAGCGAATCCTGCCCTGGGCGCCGCCGCGGACCTGCTCATCAGGCACGGCGGCACCGCGGTATTCGGCGAAACCACGGAAATCTACGGCGCCGAACACCTGCTCACGTCCCGTGCCGAGTCCCAGCGTACGGCGGACAAGCTCATGGAACGCATCCGCTGGTGGGAACAGCACGTTAGCCAGGACGGGTCGTCGATCAACAACAATCCGTCTCCCGGGAACAAGGCCGGCGGCCTCACCACCATCCTGGAAAAGTCCCTGGGAGCCGTGGCGAAGGGCGGCACCACCAACCTGGTGGACGTCGTGGAGTACGCCGAACCGATCACCGCCCACGGCCTGGTCTTCATGGACACCCCGGGATACGACCCCGTCAACGCCACCGGCATGGTTGCCGGCGGCGCCCAGGTCCTGGCATTCACCACCGGCCGCGGTTCCGCCTTTGGCTGCAAGCCCACACCGAGCATCAAGCTCGCCACCAACACCCCGCTGTATGAACGCATGCGGGACGACATGGACGTGAACTGCGGGGCGGTGGCGGACGGGCAGTTGACCATCGAGGAGATGGGGCAGCAGATCTTCGACCTCATCCTGGCGGTGGCCTCGGGCCAGGAAACCAAGAGCGAGGAACTGGGCTACGGGGACAACGAGTTTGTCCCGTGGCAGCTGTCCACCGTTCTCTAG
- a CDS encoding C-terminal binding protein: protein MPRILITDYEFESISQEQAVADANGVELVRANCRTEDDVLAAAADVDGLIVQYAPITERVLKGLPRLKAVSRYGVGVDTVDVPAATECGVVVSNVPDYGVEDVSDHAIALALTLARGIPDLDRGVRAGETRLDSVKPIRRFSSQTFGVIGLGLIGAATAAKAKALGYRALGYDPLHTPGTTTKEGIEVVTLEELLAASDVVSLHVPLNKHTHHLINARTLEQFKAGATIINTCRGGVIDTSALVDALKNGKLQAAGLDVFEEEPLPLNSALLDLERVVLTPHTAWYTEESSDELKRRTAENVVDAVLGRRPRNIVNPEVLN, encoded by the coding sequence ATGCCGCGCATACTAATAACCGACTACGAATTCGAGTCGATCAGCCAGGAGCAGGCCGTGGCAGACGCCAACGGTGTTGAACTGGTCCGGGCCAACTGCAGGACCGAGGACGACGTCCTGGCGGCTGCGGCCGATGTGGACGGACTCATCGTCCAGTACGCCCCCATCACCGAACGCGTCCTCAAAGGCCTGCCCCGCCTGAAAGCCGTCAGCCGGTACGGGGTAGGCGTGGACACCGTTGACGTCCCAGCCGCAACCGAATGCGGCGTGGTGGTGTCCAACGTGCCCGACTACGGTGTGGAGGACGTCAGCGACCACGCCATTGCCCTGGCCCTGACGCTGGCGCGCGGCATCCCGGACCTGGACAGGGGAGTCCGGGCCGGGGAAACCCGGCTCGACTCGGTCAAGCCGATCCGCCGCTTCTCCTCACAGACCTTCGGCGTGATCGGACTGGGCCTGATCGGGGCGGCCACCGCAGCCAAGGCCAAGGCTCTGGGCTACCGCGCCCTGGGCTACGATCCCCTCCACACTCCGGGGACCACCACCAAGGAGGGCATCGAGGTGGTGACCTTGGAGGAACTGCTGGCCGCGTCCGACGTCGTATCTTTGCACGTGCCGTTGAACAAGCACACGCACCATCTGATCAACGCACGCACGCTGGAACAGTTCAAGGCAGGGGCCACCATCATCAACACCTGCCGCGGCGGGGTTATTGACACTTCGGCCCTTGTTGACGCGCTGAAGAACGGAAAGCTGCAGGCAGCAGGCCTGGACGTCTTTGAGGAAGAACCCCTTCCCCTCAACAGTGCGTTGCTGGACCTTGAGCGCGTGGTGCTGACACCGCACACCGCCTGGTACACGGAGGAGTCCAGTGACGAGTTGAAACGGCGCACCGCGGAGAACGTGGTGGATGCCGTCCTGGGCCGCCGGCCCCGCAACATCGTCAACCCCGAGGTCCTCAACTAG